Below is a genomic region from Zea mays cultivar B73 chromosome 9, Zm-B73-REFERENCE-NAM-5.0, whole genome shotgun sequence.
TCACATACTTGCGTGAGCGCTCAACCCTGCGCTTCTTTGTAGGATCTCCATTATCAGCTGCAGAGTTAACTAATTAGATTGTTTGGTGATTAAGAAGAAACTGTACAGTAGTATATGATATGCTAAACAATTGTTCATTTGGCACAAGCACATCTGCGCACGACAATTTCATATATTTCAAGtctccccctccccccccccaaaaaaaaaccTTATGAACATGTGTTTAGGGTGAGTAATTGTTTTGAGAAATCACCATATGCTAAGTATTTAGTGCCTAAAAATAAGTCATCTTCTGGATATACCTGCTTGTTCAGATGAAATGGATCCTATTCGAGTTAGGGCTGCTTTCTGCAAACGAGAAAATGATTCATATTAAAATAATTCGACAGAGTAGTTTTTTTATGCTCCAGAAGTATTAGTTGAACTTACCTTCCTCCCATCTTTCAAATTATCCTTTTGTACCCTCTCTCTATACTCTGCAGTTTGAACAAATAAACACAATGTTATTTTCCCATGGCATGATAACAATGACATCATTATAAGAGAAAAGATCAAGTGTTCTCACATCCATGTTGTGGCTATAAGTATCTATGCCAGGCCAAGTAAAGCTTTGCTTAACTCAAGGATATATGTATTGACagaattatacctttgccttttgaTTTGCAGTCGGTTGTTCCATTTGCAGCATTTTTTCTGGTGCTCTCACAAACACTCATCGCTTGCGCTGCAGGAGGTAGCTCATCACACATTTCAAATCCAGCTGAATGAGTAGTCATAGCAGTAGACGATCCACTGTGTGAAGGCTCTCGAGAAGCTGCACTGAACCAAACCTGGTTTGCAGGAGCAACGAAGTTACCATTGTTTGGTTCCATGGGCCTGTCAACCTTGGGAAGCATCAGGGAATCCTGAACTTGGGCAGTTGTCACTATGGGAAAGAAATCTGTTCCTCCAAGAATGTTTTGTTGAAACTGCTGAGTGTCATAGAATCCAAAAGAATTGCCTGCTGAGGTGTCTTTGTTAGCATGGCTACCAAGCTTCTTGCGCTCAAGTGTGTCCTTGAGCATGCTCACCACTGAGGTAACAGTATCTTGTGCTGCCACATGTGGATTATCCAGAGGGGATGTTGATGAACTTGAAGGAGATACAAACTTTGGTGTATGAACAAGTGTGTTGCTCATTGGTGTGATGTTTGTTGTGTTTGTAAAATCTTGTTTTAATTGGTTAGGTGTTTCAATGCTTCCTATTGTTATTGGTGCCATATTAGTTTGCATCGCAGCATACCTCCTCCTGCAAATATGACCAAGAAAACTGAGGCAAGAACCATATATTTCATGCGGGAAGGTAATAGCGCACATGGAATCAGAAGGTCCTGCCTTAACTCTGACGAACGACTTCTAGTCATTGGTTGAGTGCTGTGGAACCAGGCCTACAAATGGATAAAATGAGAAAAGCTACTGCCTTTTACTCATATACAAATTTGTGAATATAGCATCAACTGGATTGTGAAGATGACTAACTTTTGCTAGAAGTAGGTCACTGGCTTGCATTCCCTTCTCTGCTGCATTTCTGTTATGGCAAAAGAGCAAGGTCAATAAAACTTATAGTACATAGATCATAAAGTAGAATGCAATTTTATTTTTTCAGAAACTGTGGAAGGTGATGTTGGTGTATAAATACAGTACTTGAGTGATTGCTGGTTGTGGTTATTTGGATATTCGACAGAAGGAATTGTTAAATTCTGTGGAACCAAGTTGTCAGTGAGAAAACTTTGTTGAGCAATGTCATGCTGTTGATTCGGAAGGCCTGCGGCTTCTGATGACAACCTGCATAGTTTTGGGCAACACTTTGTGAGTTAGGAATTACAGTTAAACAAATCATAAAAGTTGATCATAGTAGGAGTAGACCTTCCATGCATTTCCAACCTTTAATTGGGTAATACGTGTACCTTTATATGCTTTCTTAAAGTCATTTTTTCTCTTTAAAATAGATAACACAATCTATTTAGTATCTGAGGCATATGAGTTCAGATAGCCTTTTTAGATTTGTTTCAATTAAATTTATTATCTTTGTTTTGAGGTGTTCTCTCCACCTACGTAAACATTTTTTTCACTGGTGTATATTTACAGATCTAGAAAATTTAGTTAATTCTGCATCATTTACCAGCATCCTACCTAGATGGTTGTCGAGGGTGATTGTTCACTGACCCAAATCCAGGGATCTGCAAATAAGCAGCCATACATTTAGGTGACAGATTCTGAGTAAGAGATTAGTCAACATAGTCAGTGGCACTTTAGTATTCAtatagcttacagaatatccactATGTACTTTCCGAAATGATAGAAGTGAGTGATCCCCAGCAAAAGGGACCATATCTTCTGAAGCATGAGCTATTTCATCTTCATGCTCGCAGAAAAGAAGAAACGACAGGAAAATTTCAGAATTCTTGCCTCTCCATTCATAAGCCAGTTGTTGAACAGCTCCTCGCTGTCTTCTCTGAGACTTCGCGACGTGTTCTTGAACCCCAGCATCTCCATGCTTGGCGCTGCTGCTACTCCCATCGAGTTCTCCATCACTGCCTTGAGGAAGATCTCCTCGCTGGTGTTCCTGAACAAATCAGACAGGCCTCTGCCCTCCATCTCCATGAAACCCCTCTCAGCTCACCCTCCCCTCTCCTGGTGCAACGATTGACCAGATTGATAACGGGAGTCACAAGAAGCTGTCTTTAGTAGTGTTGCAGTAGCAGGGCTACTAAGGACAATC
It encodes:
- the LOC100383490 gene encoding protein CYCLOPS-like isoform X2 gives rise to the protein MVPFAGDHSLLSFRKVHSGYSIPGFGSVNNHPRQPSRLSSEAAGLPNQQHDIAQQSFLTDNLVPQNLTIPSVEYPNNHNQQSLKNAAEKGMQASDLLLAKAWFHSTQPMTRSRSSELRRRYAAMQTNMAPITIGSIETPNQLKQDFTNTTNITPMSNTLVHTPKFVSPSSSSTSPLDNPHVAAQDTVTSVVSMLKDTLERKKLGSHANKDTSAGNSFGFYDTQQFQQNILGGTDFFPIVTTAQVQDSLMLPKVDRPMEPNNGNFVAPANQVWFSAASREPSHSGSSTAMTTHSAGFEMCDELPPAAQAMSVCESTRKNAANGTTDCKSKGKEYRERVQKDNLKDGRKKAALTRIGSISSEQAADNGDPTKKRRVERSRKMAEAKERSSTPVIPSDMQAVLKRCETLEKEVRSLKLNLSFMNRKDSEQTKQIEELQKQNEDLAEEKERLVEEIERIVSDPNT
- the LOC100383490 gene encoding Protein CYCLOPS-like; translated protein: MEMEGRGLSDLFRNTSEEIFLKAVMENSMGVAAAPSMEMLGFKNTSRSLREDSEELFNNWLMNGEIPGFGSVNNHPRQPSRLSSEAAGLPNQQHDIAQQSFLTDNLVPQNLTIPSVEYPNNHNQQSLKNAAEKGMQASDLLLAKAWFHSTQPMTRSRSSELRRRYAAMQTNMAPITIGSIETPNQLKQDFTNTTNITPMSNTLVHTPKFVSPSSSSTSPLDNPHVAAQDTVTSVVSMLKDTLERKKLGSHANKDTSAGNSFGFYDTQQFQQNILGGTDFFPIVTTAQVQDSLMLPKVDRPMEPNNGNFVAPANQVWFSAASREPSHSGSSTAMTTHSAGFEMCDELPPAAQAMSVCESTRKNAANGTTDCKSKGKEYRERVQKDNLKDGRKKAALTRIGSISSEQAADNGDPTKKRRVERSRKMAEAKERSSTPVIPSDMQAVLKRCETLEKEVRSLKLNLSFMNRKDSEQTKQIEELQKQNEDLAEEKERLVEEIERIVSDPNT